The following are encoded together in the Bradyrhizobium algeriense genome:
- a CDS encoding F0F1 ATP synthase subunit epsilon: MATFHFDLVSPEKLAFSGEVDQVDVPGVEGDFGVLSGHAPVVAAVRPGILTITSGDAHQKVIVLGGLAEMSANGLTVLADVATSIADVDRAQFAETIAEMEAKLAEKEGTELDHAIERLDHFKSIQIELNATAMH, translated from the coding sequence ATGGCCACCTTTCATTTCGATCTCGTTTCGCCCGAAAAGCTCGCCTTCTCCGGCGAAGTCGATCAGGTTGACGTCCCCGGCGTGGAAGGCGATTTCGGCGTGCTGTCCGGACATGCGCCGGTCGTGGCGGCGGTTCGCCCGGGCATCCTGACCATCACCAGCGGCGACGCCCATCAGAAGGTCATCGTGCTCGGCGGTCTTGCCGAGATGTCGGCAAACGGCCTCACCGTGCTGGCCGACGTCGCAACTTCGATCGCCGATGTCGATCGCGCGCAGTTCGCCGAGACCATCGCCGAGATGGAAGCCAAGCTGGCCGAGAAGGAAGGCACCGAGCTCGATCACGCCATCGAGCGGCTGGACCACTTCAAGAGCATCCAGATCGAGCTCAACGCGACCGCTATGCACTAA
- a CDS encoding septal ring lytic transglycosylase RlpA family protein, giving the protein MLNTNNVVPGRAIRSRTAFALIAATLLVGGSITEASAKSRHHRHHSSHSHQAKSNWLDANASIRSSGSFSGKASFYGNESGSKTASGQRFNQNAMTAAHRSLPFGTKVRVTYRGQSVVVTINDRGPFIKGRVLDLSTGAARAVGLTGAGVGHVTAEVM; this is encoded by the coding sequence ATGTTGAATACCAATAATGTAGTGCCGGGTCGTGCAATCCGGTCGCGTACGGCCTTCGCCTTGATTGCCGCAACTCTCCTGGTCGGCGGCAGCATCACCGAAGCTTCGGCAAAATCCCGGCATCACCGGCATCACTCGAGCCACTCGCATCAAGCCAAGAGCAACTGGCTCGATGCCAATGCCTCGATCCGCTCTTCCGGTTCCTTTTCGGGAAAGGCTTCTTTTTACGGCAATGAATCCGGCAGCAAGACCGCCTCCGGACAGCGGTTCAATCAGAACGCCATGACCGCGGCCCACCGCTCGCTGCCGTTCGGAACCAAGGTCCGGGTGACCTATCGTGGCCAGAGCGTCGTCGTCACGATCAATGACCGTGGTCCCTTCATCAAGGGCCGCGTGCTCGACCTGTCCACGGGTGCCGCCCGCGCCGTCGGCCTGACCGGCGCCGGCGTCGGCCACGTCACTGCCGAGGTCATGTAG
- the atpD gene encoding F0F1 ATP synthase subunit beta has translation MATAANQIGRVTQVMGAVVDVQFEGYLPAILNAIETKNGGNRLVLEVAQHLGESTVRTIAMDTTEGLVRGQEVTDTGSPIRVPVGAGTLGRIMNVIGEPIDEAGPVTAEDRRAIHQEAPTYTDQSTEAEILVTGIKVVDLLAPYAKGGKIGLFGGAGVGKTVLIQELINNVAKAHGGYSVFAGVGERTREGNDLYHEFIESKVNADPKNPDPSVKSKCALVFGQMNEPPGARARVGLTGLTVAEHFRDQGQDVLFFVDNIFRFTQAGSEVSALLGRIPSAVGYQPTLATDMGALQERITTTHKGSITSVQAIYVPADDLTDPAPATSFAHLDATTVLNRAISEKGIYPAVDPLDSTSRMLSPLVVGELHYETARMVQQVLQKYKSLQDIIAILGMDELSEEDKIAVARARKIERFLSQPFHVAEVFTGSPGKFVDLADTIKGFRAICEGKYDHLPEAAFYMVGTIEEAVEKGKKLAAEAA, from the coding sequence ATGGCCACAGCAGCTAACCAGATCGGTCGTGTCACCCAAGTCATGGGCGCCGTCGTCGACGTGCAGTTCGAGGGATATCTGCCCGCCATTCTGAACGCGATCGAAACCAAGAACGGCGGCAACCGTCTGGTGCTCGAAGTGGCGCAGCATCTCGGCGAATCCACAGTGCGTACCATCGCGATGGATACCACCGAGGGTCTGGTGCGCGGTCAGGAAGTCACCGACACCGGTTCGCCGATCCGCGTCCCCGTCGGCGCCGGCACGCTCGGCCGCATCATGAACGTGATCGGCGAGCCGATCGACGAAGCAGGCCCTGTCACCGCTGAAGACAGGCGTGCCATCCACCAGGAAGCGCCGACCTATACCGACCAGTCCACCGAAGCCGAAATTCTCGTCACCGGCATCAAGGTCGTCGACCTGCTGGCGCCTTACGCCAAGGGCGGCAAGATCGGCCTGTTTGGCGGCGCCGGCGTCGGCAAGACCGTGCTGATTCAGGAGCTGATCAACAACGTCGCCAAGGCCCACGGTGGTTACTCGGTGTTCGCCGGCGTCGGCGAGCGTACCCGCGAAGGCAACGACCTCTATCACGAGTTCATCGAATCCAAGGTCAACGCCGATCCGAAAAATCCCGATCCGAGCGTGAAGTCCAAATGCGCTCTGGTGTTCGGCCAGATGAACGAACCCCCGGGCGCCCGGGCCCGCGTCGGCCTCACCGGTCTGACGGTCGCCGAGCACTTCCGCGACCAGGGCCAGGACGTGCTGTTCTTCGTCGACAACATCTTCCGCTTCACCCAGGCCGGCTCCGAAGTGTCGGCGCTGTTGGGCCGTATTCCTTCGGCCGTGGGCTATCAGCCGACGCTCGCCACCGACATGGGCGCGCTGCAGGAGCGCATCACCACGACGCACAAGGGTTCGATCACTTCGGTGCAGGCGATCTACGTGCCGGCCGACGACTTGACCGACCCGGCGCCCGCGACCTCGTTCGCCCATCTGGACGCGACCACGGTGCTGAACCGCGCGATCTCGGAAAAGGGCATCTATCCGGCGGTGGATCCGCTCGACTCGACGTCGCGCATGCTCTCGCCGCTCGTCGTCGGTGAGTTGCACTACGAGACCGCGCGTATGGTCCAGCAGGTGCTGCAGAAGTATAAATCGCTGCAGGACATCATCGCCATTCTCGGCATGGACGAACTGTCTGAAGAGGACAAGATCGCCGTCGCCCGCGCCCGCAAGATCGAGCGCTTCCTGTCGCAGCCGTTCCACGTCGCCGAAGTCTTCACCGGCTCGCCCGGCAAGTTCGTCGACCTCGCCGACACCATCAAGGGTTTCCGCGCGATTTGCGAAGGCAAGTACGATCACCTGCCGGAAGCTGCCTTCTACATGGTCGGCACCATCGAAGAAGCCGTCGAGAAGGGCAAGAAGCTCGCGGCTGAAGCGGCTTAG
- the atpA gene encoding F0F1 ATP synthase subunit alpha, whose translation MDIRAAEISAILKDQIKNFGQEAEVTEVGQVLSVGDGIARVYGLDNVQAGEMVEFENGTRGMALNLETDNVGIVIFGADREIKEGQTVKRTRAIVDTPVGKGLLGRVVDALGNPIDGKGPIQADKRMRVDVKAPGIIPRKSVSEPMATGLKAIDALIPVGRGQRELIIGDRQTGKTAIALDTILNQKPLNAQPDENIKLYCVYVAIGQKRSTVAQFVKVLEEQGALEYSIIVAATASDPAPMQYIAPFTGCTMGEYFRDNGMHAVIIYDDLSKQAVAYRQMSLLLRRPPGREAYPGDVFYLHSRLLERAAKLSKDHGSGSLTALPVIETQANDVSAYIPTNVISITDGQIFLETDLFFQGIRPAVNVGLSVSRVGSSAQTKAMKKVAGKIKGELAQYREMAAFAQFGSDLDASTQRLLNRGSRLTELLKQPQFSPLKMEEQVCVIWAGTNGYLDALPLGKVRAFEDGLLSLLRGKNVEILDGIRDSRDLSDDLAGKLKSVVEGFSKTFA comes from the coding sequence ATGGACATCCGCGCCGCGGAAATTTCCGCGATCCTCAAGGACCAGATCAAGAATTTCGGCCAGGAGGCTGAGGTTACCGAAGTCGGACAGGTGCTGTCCGTCGGTGACGGTATCGCCCGCGTCTATGGTCTGGATAACGTCCAGGCCGGTGAAATGGTCGAGTTCGAGAACGGCACGCGCGGCATGGCGCTGAACCTGGAGACCGACAACGTCGGTATCGTGATCTTCGGCGCCGACCGCGAGATCAAGGAAGGCCAGACCGTCAAGCGTACCCGCGCCATCGTCGACACGCCCGTCGGCAAGGGCCTGCTCGGCCGCGTGGTCGACGCGCTCGGCAATCCCATTGACGGCAAGGGTCCGATCCAGGCGGACAAGCGTATGCGCGTCGACGTCAAGGCGCCCGGTATCATTCCGCGCAAGTCGGTGAGCGAGCCGATGGCGACCGGCCTCAAGGCGATCGATGCGCTGATCCCGGTCGGCCGCGGCCAGCGCGAGCTGATCATCGGCGACCGCCAGACCGGCAAGACCGCGATCGCGCTCGACACCATTCTGAACCAGAAGCCACTCAACGCGCAGCCCGACGAGAACATCAAGCTGTATTGCGTCTATGTCGCGATCGGCCAGAAGCGTTCGACCGTCGCCCAGTTCGTCAAGGTGCTGGAAGAGCAGGGCGCGCTGGAATATTCGATCATCGTCGCCGCCACCGCGTCCGATCCGGCGCCGATGCAGTATATCGCGCCGTTCACCGGCTGCACCATGGGCGAGTATTTCCGCGACAACGGCATGCACGCCGTCATCATCTATGATGACTTGTCCAAGCAGGCCGTCGCCTACCGCCAGATGTCGCTGTTGCTGCGCCGCCCGCCGGGCCGCGAAGCCTATCCCGGCGACGTGTTCTATCTGCACTCCCGCCTGCTCGAGCGCGCGGCAAAGCTCAGCAAGGACCATGGTTCGGGCTCGCTCACCGCGCTGCCGGTGATCGAAACCCAGGCCAACGACGTGTCGGCCTACATCCCGACCAACGTGATTTCGATCACCGACGGTCAGATCTTCCTGGAAACCGATCTGTTCTTCCAGGGCATCCGCCCGGCGGTGAACGTCGGTCTGTCGGTGTCGCGCGTCGGATCGTCGGCGCAGACCAAGGCGATGAAGAAGGTCGCCGGCAAGATCAAGGGTGAGCTGGCGCAGTACCGCGAAATGGCGGCGTTCGCGCAGTTCGGCTCCGACCTCGACGCCTCGACGCAGCGCCTCCTGAACCGCGGCTCGCGCCTCACCGAACTCCTGAAGCAGCCGCAGTTCTCGCCGCTGAAGATGGAAGAGCAGGTTTGCGTGATCTGGGCCGGCACCAATGGCTATCTCGACGCGCTGCCGCTCGGCAAGGTCCGTGCGTTCGAGGACGGCCTGCTGTCGCTGCTGCGCGGCAAGAACGTCGAGATTCTCGACGGCATTCGTGACAGCCGCGATCTCTCCGATGATCTCGCCGGCAAGCTGAAGAGCGTTGTCGAAGGTTTCTCCAAGACGTTTGCTTAA
- a CDS encoding F0F1 ATP synthase subunit gamma encodes MASLKDMRVRIASTKATQKITKAMQMVAASKLRRAQSAAEAARPYAEKMDAVISNIASAAAGSPGAPALLAGTGRDQVHLLLVCTGERGLSGAFNSSIVRLARERALSLIGQGKEVKIFCVGRKGYEQLRRTFEKNIVEHVDLRSVRQLGFVNAEDIAKKVLARFDAGEFDVCTLFYSRFKSVISQIPTAQQVIPLVVEAPAANAGPPTSYEYEPEEDEILTRLLPRNLAVQIFRALLENNASFYGAQMSAMDNATRNAGEMIRKQTLVYNRTRQAQITKELIEIISGAEAAV; translated from the coding sequence ATGGCTTCACTTAAAGACATGCGGGTCCGCATCGCCTCGACCAAGGCGACGCAGAAGATCACCAAGGCGATGCAGATGGTCGCGGCGTCAAAGCTGCGCCGCGCGCAGAGCGCTGCCGAAGCGGCGCGGCCCTATGCCGAGAAGATGGACGCGGTGATTTCCAACATCGCCAGCGCCGCAGCCGGTTCGCCTGGCGCGCCGGCGCTGCTGGCCGGCACTGGCCGCGACCAGGTGCATCTGCTGCTGGTCTGCACCGGCGAGCGCGGCCTGTCGGGCGCCTTCAATTCCTCGATCGTGCGTCTGGCGCGCGAGCGTGCGCTGTCGCTGATCGGCCAGGGCAAAGAGGTCAAGATTTTCTGCGTCGGCCGCAAGGGCTACGAGCAGCTCCGCCGAACCTTCGAGAAGAACATCGTCGAGCACGTCGACCTGCGCTCGGTTCGCCAGCTCGGCTTCGTCAATGCCGAAGACATTGCCAAAAAGGTTCTGGCGCGCTTCGATGCCGGCGAGTTCGACGTCTGCACGCTGTTCTATTCGCGCTTCAAGTCCGTGATCTCGCAGATCCCGACCGCCCAGCAGGTCATTCCGCTGGTGGTGGAAGCACCGGCGGCGAATGCCGGCCCGCCGACGTCCTACGAGTACGAACCGGAAGAAGACGAGATCCTGACGCGCCTGCTGCCGCGCAATCTCGCGGTGCAGATCTTCCGTGCGCTGCTCGAAAACAACGCCTCGTTCTACGGCGCGCAGATGAGCGCGATGGACAACGCCACCCGCAACGCCGGCGAAATGATCCGCAAGCAAACCCTGGTCTACAACCGAACCCGTCAAGCCCAGATCACCAAGGAGTTGATCGAGATCATCTCCGGCGCCGAGGCAGCGGTCTAG
- a CDS encoding DUF4337 domain-containing protein, whose amino-acid sequence MGAHESMEHAEHAEHASGSNKKIALLIAVIALFLALSETLGKGAQTEAISKNVEASNLWAFFQAKSIRRTTVQATAEHAKLSLGTIGDDAAKAALQKQIDDWNKTAARYRSEPETGEGSEQLAARAKHAEHQRDDATAKYHHYEIASAAFQIGIVLASATIITGMIALAWVSGILAIAGIAITALGLYAPHLLHLH is encoded by the coding sequence ATGGGCGCACATGAAAGCATGGAGCATGCGGAGCATGCCGAGCACGCTTCGGGCTCGAACAAGAAGATCGCGTTGCTGATCGCCGTGATCGCCTTGTTTCTGGCGCTGTCGGAAACGCTGGGCAAGGGCGCGCAGACCGAGGCCATCAGCAAGAACGTCGAGGCTTCCAACCTGTGGGCGTTCTTCCAGGCCAAGAGCATCCGCCGCACCACGGTACAGGCCACGGCGGAACACGCCAAGCTCAGCCTGGGGACCATCGGCGACGATGCTGCGAAAGCGGCCTTGCAAAAACAGATCGACGACTGGAACAAGACCGCGGCGCGTTACCGTTCGGAGCCGGAAACCGGGGAGGGTTCGGAACAGCTCGCCGCACGCGCCAAGCATGCCGAGCACCAGCGCGACGACGCAACGGCAAAGTATCACCACTATGAAATCGCCTCGGCCGCCTTCCAGATCGGCATCGTGCTGGCCTCGGCCACCATCATCACCGGCATGATCGCTCTGGCCTGGGTGTCAGGCATATTGGCGATCGCGGGCATCGCGATTACGGCGCTCGGCCTCTACGCGCCGCATCTCTTGCATTTGCATTGA
- the lpdA gene encoding dihydrolipoyl dehydrogenase: MASYDLVVIGTGPGGYVCAVRAAQLGMKVAVVEKNAALGGTCLNVGCMPSKALLHASEMFEEAAHSFAKMGVSVSTPKLDLPSMMNFKQQGIDGNVKGVEFLMKKNKIDVINGKGKILGAGKVEVTGSDGKAQTVETKNIVIATGSDIARLKGIEIDEKRVVSSTGALSLEKVPEKLLIIGAGVIGLELGSVWKRLGAEVMVVEFLDRILPGMDGEVAKQFQRMLEKQGFAFKLGAKVTAVDTSGKMLKATVEPAAGGTAETLETDVVLVCIGRVPYTEGLGCKEAGIALDNRGRVQIDAHFATTVKGVYAIGDVVAGPMLAHKAEDEGVACAEIIAGQAGHVNYDVIPGVVYTTPEVSSVGKTEEELKQAGVAYTSGKFPFTANGRSKVNQTTDGFVKILADAKTDRVLGVHIVGREAGEMIHEACVLMEFGGSAEDLARTCHAHPTRSEAIKEAALAVGKRAIHM; the protein is encoded by the coding sequence ATGGCTTCCTACGATCTCGTCGTCATCGGCACCGGCCCGGGCGGATATGTCTGCGCGGTGCGCGCGGCGCAACTCGGCATGAAGGTCGCCGTGGTCGAGAAGAACGCGGCACTCGGCGGCACCTGCCTCAACGTCGGCTGCATGCCGTCGAAGGCGCTGCTGCATGCCTCCGAAATGTTCGAGGAGGCCGCGCACTCATTTGCGAAAATGGGCGTCAGCGTTTCCACGCCAAAACTCGATTTGCCCTCGATGATGAACTTCAAGCAGCAGGGCATCGACGGAAACGTCAAGGGCGTCGAGTTCCTGATGAAGAAGAACAAGATCGATGTCATCAATGGCAAGGGCAAGATCCTCGGCGCCGGCAAGGTCGAGGTCACGGGCAGCGACGGCAAGGCGCAGACGGTCGAGACCAAAAACATCGTCATTGCCACCGGCTCCGATATCGCGCGGCTGAAGGGCATCGAGATCGACGAAAAGCGCGTGGTGTCGTCGACCGGCGCGCTATCGCTGGAAAAAGTGCCGGAGAAGCTTCTGATCATCGGCGCGGGCGTGATAGGGCTCGAGCTTGGCTCGGTCTGGAAACGGCTCGGCGCTGAGGTCATGGTGGTCGAATTCCTCGACCGCATCCTGCCGGGCATGGATGGCGAGGTTGCAAAGCAATTCCAGCGCATGCTCGAAAAGCAGGGCTTTGCGTTCAAGCTCGGCGCCAAGGTCACTGCCGTCGATACGTCAGGCAAGATGTTGAAGGCGACGGTGGAGCCAGCGGCGGGTGGAACGGCGGAGACGCTCGAGACCGATGTCGTTCTCGTCTGCATCGGCCGCGTACCCTACACCGAAGGGCTCGGCTGCAAGGAAGCGGGCATCGCGCTCGACAATCGCGGACGCGTGCAGATCGACGCGCATTTCGCAACCACCGTGAAGGGCGTCTACGCGATCGGCGACGTGGTGGCGGGACCGATGCTCGCGCACAAGGCCGAGGATGAGGGCGTCGCCTGCGCCGAGATCATTGCCGGCCAGGCCGGTCATGTGAACTACGACGTTATTCCAGGCGTGGTGTATACCACGCCGGAAGTGTCGTCGGTCGGCAAGACCGAGGAAGAACTGAAGCAGGCCGGCGTCGCCTACACCTCCGGCAAATTTCCGTTCACCGCCAATGGTCGCTCCAAGGTCAACCAGACCACTGACGGTTTCGTGAAGATTCTCGCAGATGCGAAGACTGACCGCGTGCTCGGCGTGCACATCGTCGGCCGCGAAGCCGGCGAAATGATCCATGAAGCCTGCGTTCTGATGGAGTTTGGCGGCTCCGCCGAAGATCTGGCGCGCACGTGCCATGCCCATCCGACCCGCTCGGAAGCCATCAAGGAAGCCGCGCTTGCGGTCGGCAAACGCGCCATCCATATGTGA
- a CDS encoding tyrosine recombinase XerC, whose protein sequence is MGKQVPAPQPIELDCADEDLALEMARWLTHLRAERRLSPKTLEAYARDLRQCLTFLSQHWGRRVTLKGFAALEATDVRAFMAMRRADDIAGRSLMRALAGLRSFGRYLEREGKGKVGALSAIRAPKVAKSLPKPIQMDAAKRFADADERAGEERDPWIWARDAAVMALLYGSGLRISEALGLKRRDVPKPGEGDVLIVTGKGNKTRMVPVLQNVLALIADYVAMCPHSLPPAGPIFVGARGGPLSPRIIQLTMERLRGALGLPDSATPHALRHSFATHLLSRGGDLRAIQELLGHASLSTTQIYTGIDSERLLEVYKSAHPRG, encoded by the coding sequence ATGGGCAAGCAAGTTCCGGCACCTCAACCGATCGAGCTCGACTGCGCAGACGAGGACCTCGCGCTGGAGATGGCGCGCTGGCTGACGCATCTGCGCGCCGAGCGGCGGCTCTCGCCCAAGACACTCGAAGCCTACGCCCGCGACCTCCGCCAATGCCTGACTTTCCTCAGCCAGCACTGGGGCAGGAGGGTCACGCTGAAAGGTTTTGCGGCGCTGGAGGCCACCGACGTCAGGGCCTTCATGGCGATGCGCCGCGCCGACGACATTGCCGGGCGGTCGCTGATGCGGGCGCTGGCGGGCTTGCGTTCGTTCGGGCGCTATCTCGAACGCGAAGGCAAGGGCAAGGTCGGTGCCCTGTCTGCCATCCGCGCGCCCAAGGTTGCAAAGAGCCTGCCGAAACCGATCCAGATGGACGCCGCCAAGCGTTTTGCGGATGCCGACGAGCGCGCCGGCGAGGAGCGCGACCCCTGGATCTGGGCGCGCGATGCCGCCGTGATGGCGCTGCTCTACGGTTCGGGCCTGCGCATCTCCGAGGCGCTGGGACTGAAACGGCGCGACGTGCCCAAGCCGGGCGAAGGCGACGTCCTCATCGTCACCGGCAAGGGCAACAAGACCCGGATGGTGCCGGTGCTGCAAAACGTGCTGGCGCTGATCGCCGACTACGTTGCGATGTGCCCGCATTCGCTTCCGCCCGCCGGTCCAATTTTCGTCGGCGCGCGCGGCGGACCATTATCCCCGCGGATCATCCAGCTCACCATGGAGCGGCTGCGCGGCGCGCTCGGCCTGCCCGACAGCGCCACGCCCCATGCGCTGCGGCATTCCTTCGCAACCCATTTGCTCAGCCGCGGCGGCGATTTGCGCGCGATCCAGGAACTGCTCGGCCACGCCTCGCTCTCGACCACGCAGATCTACACCGGCATCGACAGCGAACGGCTGCTGGAAGTCTACAAGAGCGCGCATCCGCGGGGGTAA
- a CDS encoding primosomal protein N', with product MDHETTSSASLTRVVDVLVPVALNQNYSYRVPRGMELKPGDVVCVPLGPREVVAVVWAENANPDPRLHNRLKDVGEKLDVPPLKEELRSLVDWVSTYTLSARGMVLRMALRMGENLGPERMRLGVRLVGEPPRRLTPARRRLIEVLSDGLLHGKSEAAREAGVSSSVVDGLVDEGTLAVEAMPPPLAPPAPDPSFAQPEFSPQQRMAVDAMRALAANGSFHVALLDGVTGSGKTEVYFEAIAEIIRRGKQTLILMPEIALTGQFLDRFAQRFGVRPIEWHSELTPRTRQRNWAAISAGEAPVVVGARSALFLPYADLGLIIVDEEHDQAYKQDDGAHYHARDMAVVRAHIAKIPIVLASATPSVETEVNARKGRYQRVALPSRFGGQHMPYIEAIDLRRAPPPRGRFISPPLAEQIQFAIEKREQALLFLNRRGYAPLTLCRACGHRFACTICDAWLVDHRFRQRLVCHHCGFSMPRPNICPHCQAEESLVAVGPGVERLQEEAAALFPNARTMVLSSDLITSIETMRSELNEIAEGRVDIIVGTQLVAKGHNFPRLNLVGVVDADLGLGNGDPRAAERTFQLLNQVIGRAGREQGRGVGYLQTHQPEHPVMKALVASDREAFYASEIEARERAGYPPFGRLASLIISAGDRPTAEGFARRLAAIAPIDERIQVLGPAEAPLAVIKGRYRFRLLVKSLRNVDLSEYLREWLASGPKTKGNLKLEVDVDPQSFL from the coding sequence ATGGACCACGAAACCACCTCATCCGCGTCGTTGACCCGCGTCGTCGACGTGCTGGTGCCGGTCGCGCTCAATCAGAACTATTCCTACCGGGTGCCGCGCGGCATGGAGCTGAAGCCCGGCGACGTCGTCTGCGTGCCGCTCGGTCCGCGCGAGGTGGTGGCCGTGGTGTGGGCGGAAAACGCCAATCCCGATCCGCGCCTGCACAACCGCCTGAAGGATGTCGGCGAAAAGCTCGATGTGCCGCCGCTGAAAGAGGAGTTGCGCAGCCTTGTCGATTGGGTTTCCACCTACACGCTGTCGGCGCGCGGCATGGTGCTGCGCATGGCGTTGCGGATGGGCGAAAATCTCGGGCCCGAGCGGATGCGGCTCGGCGTGCGGCTGGTGGGCGAGCCGCCACGGCGTTTGACGCCGGCGCGGCGGCGCCTGATCGAGGTGCTGTCGGACGGCCTGCTGCACGGCAAGTCCGAAGCCGCGCGGGAAGCCGGCGTTAGTTCCAGCGTGGTCGATGGCCTGGTCGACGAGGGCACGCTCGCCGTCGAGGCGATGCCGCCGCCCTTGGCGCCGCCCGCGCCCGATCCGTCCTTCGCGCAGCCGGAATTTTCGCCCCAGCAGCGTATGGCCGTTGATGCGATGCGCGCACTCGCGGCCAATGGCTCCTTCCACGTCGCGCTGCTCGACGGCGTCACCGGTTCGGGCAAGACCGAAGTCTATTTCGAGGCCATTGCGGAAATCATTCGGCGGGGCAAGCAGACACTGATCCTGATGCCGGAGATCGCGCTGACCGGACAGTTCCTCGACCGCTTTGCCCAGCGCTTCGGCGTGCGTCCGATCGAGTGGCATTCCGAATTGACGCCGCGCACCCGGCAACGCAATTGGGCGGCGATATCGGCGGGCGAGGCGCCGGTCGTGGTCGGGGCGCGATCGGCGCTATTCCTGCCCTATGCGGATCTGGGCCTGATCATCGTCGATGAGGAGCACGACCAGGCCTACAAGCAGGACGATGGCGCGCACTACCACGCCCGCGACATGGCGGTGGTGCGCGCGCATATCGCCAAGATTCCGATCGTGCTGGCGTCCGCGACGCCGTCGGTCGAAACCGAGGTCAATGCGCGCAAGGGCCGCTATCAGCGCGTCGCGCTGCCGTCGCGTTTCGGCGGCCAGCACATGCCGTATATCGAGGCGATCGATCTGCGCCGCGCCCCGCCGCCGCGCGGCCGCTTCATCTCGCCGCCGCTCGCCGAACAGATTCAGTTCGCGATCGAGAAGCGTGAACAGGCGCTGTTGTTCCTCAACCGCCGCGGCTACGCGCCGCTGACACTGTGCCGCGCCTGCGGCCACCGCTTTGCGTGCACGATCTGCGACGCCTGGCTGGTGGATCACAGGTTTCGCCAGCGGCTGGTCTGTCACCATTGCGGCTTCTCGATGCCGCGCCCGAACATCTGCCCGCATTGCCAGGCCGAGGAATCGCTGGTCGCGGTTGGCCCCGGCGTTGAGCGGCTGCAGGAGGAGGCGGCCGCGTTGTTTCCGAATGCGCGCACCATGGTGCTGTCGAGTGATCTCATCACCTCGATCGAGACCATGCGCAGCGAGCTGAACGAAATCGCCGAAGGCCGCGTCGACATCATCGTCGGCACGCAACTGGTGGCCAAGGGACATAATTTTCCGCGGCTCAATCTTGTCGGCGTCGTCGATGCGGATTTGGGCCTCGGTAACGGCGACCCGCGCGCCGCCGAGCGGACGTTCCAGTTGCTCAACCAGGTGATCGGCCGCGCCGGGCGCGAGCAGGGCCGCGGCGTCGGCTACCTGCAGACCCATCAGCCCGAACATCCCGTGATGAAGGCCCTGGTCGCGAGCGACCGCGAGGCGTTCTATGCCAGCGAGATCGAGGCGCGCGAACGCGCCGGTTATCCGCCGTTCGGCCGGCTCGCCAGCCTGATCATCTCCGCAGGCGATCGCCCGACCGCGGAAGGCTTTGCGCGCAGGCTTGCTGCCATAGCGCCGATCGACGAGCGCATTCAGGTGCTGGGGCCTGCCGAAGCGCCGCTTGCCGTGATCAAGGGCCGCTATCGCTTTCGGCTGCTGGTGAAGTCGCTGCGCAATGTCGATCTGTCGGAATATTTGCGCGAATGGCTTGCCTCCGGGCCGAAGACCAAGGGCAATCTCAAGCTCGAAGTCGACGTCGATCCGCAGAGTTTTCTGTGA
- a CDS encoding F0F1 ATP synthase subunit delta → MAAEDPSVSGVSGRYATALFELARDEKSVDAVRADLDKFEAMLADSADLKRLVRSPVFSADAQSRALNVVLDKAGISGTSAKFLKVLTANRRLFAVADVIRAFRALVAKYKGEATADVTVAEQLNEKNLDALKTALKSVTGKDVALNVKVDPSIIGGLVVKLGSRMVDSSLRTKLNSIKHAMKEAG, encoded by the coding sequence GTGGCTGCTGAAGATCCGTCCGTTTCGGGAGTGTCCGGCCGTTATGCTACGGCCTTGTTCGAGTTGGCGCGCGACGAGAAATCCGTCGACGCGGTCAGGGCCGATCTCGATAAATTCGAGGCCATGCTGGCCGATAGCGCCGATCTGAAGCGCCTCGTCCGCAGCCCGGTTTTCTCGGCAGATGCGCAGTCAAGGGCGCTCAATGTCGTGCTCGACAAGGCCGGAATTTCCGGCACCTCCGCCAAATTCCTTAAGGTCCTCACCGCCAACCGCCGGCTGTTCGCCGTGGCTGATGTGATCCGCGCCTTCCGCGCGCTGGTGGCGAAGTACAAGGGCGAGGCGACCGCCGACGTCACCGTCGCCGAACAGCTCAATGAAAAGAATCTCGACGCGCTGAAGACCGCACTGAAATCGGTGACGGGCAAGGACGTCGCGCTCAACGTGAAAGTCGATCCCTCCATCATTGGCGGCCTTGTGGTCAAGCTCGGCAGCCGCATGGTGGATAGTTCGCTTCGCACCAAACTCAATTCGATCAAGCACGCGATGAAAGAGGCAGGCTGA